In one Phaeodactylum tricornutum CCAP 1055/1 PHATR_bd_45x36 genomic scaffold, whole genome shotgun sequence genomic region, the following are encoded:
- a CDS encoding predicted protein yields the protein VSSMCGFAICLAKIEVGIAYAAWAALGTAFVTASGILFFQEDCDAVKVSCLFMILAGVVGLNLRDSH from the coding sequence GTTTCCAGCATGTGCGGGTTTGCCATTTGCTTGGCAAAAATCGAAGTCGGCATCGCCTATGCGGCCTGGGCGGCATTGGGAACCGCCTTTGTGACGGCGTCGGGAATTCTGTTCTTTCAAGAAGACTGCGATGCAGTCAAAGTCTCGTGCCTTTTCATGATCCTGGCAGGGGTGGTGGGTCTGAATCTTCGGGACTCTCATTGA